One Xiphophorus maculatus strain JP 163 A chromosome 9, X_maculatus-5.0-male, whole genome shotgun sequence DNA segment encodes these proteins:
- the LOC102221442 gene encoding transcriptional repressor p66-alpha-like — translation MSEEAVRQTRSQKRALERDHAALGSSPGDMDGKRVKLERGDAAGAPLALVGPAAEGMKLKSEQAAKVAASILKTGEVKATIKLEVQTGDEPVDMSTSKSDIKKEQQPPSPDDVIVLSDNEPSSPVMNGHCFTKTDTDKLMKSSPEERERIIKQLKEELRLQEAKLVLLKKLRQSQIQKESTVQKASGSVATPPPLVRGSMTSSKGPLQVTGRSSGTVIPPPLVRGGQHIPSKHNSQIVMPPLVRGAQPIAVTPQQIASLRQHQQHSGSGPPPLLLAPRASVPNVQIQGQRIIQQGLIRVANVANNVMGSSGLKGSSPSSSVNDSPASRQAAAKLALRKQLEKTLLEIPPPKPPAPEFNFLPSAANNEFIYLLGLEEVVQKLLEMHGRGNLGPAASMASSNSKDPYTCAQCKTDFTSRWRKEKAGTILCDQCMSSNQKKALKAEHTNRLKAAFVKALQQEQEIEQRILQQTASSSSSKTTSSSSPSLSKSEVLISPQYKQIRSDLQHRSMSAHHSIKQSHLAHSIQSRGVAHSFTSSQLQNAVTAAALGSRAGKHAAALSLQQGAKVSASSSGNQGNMGAWRKQGSGNAGVTMAYVNPSLSAHKTSSAVERQREYLLDMIPSRSISQAANTWK, via the exons ATGTCAGAAGAGGCGGTGCGTCAAACGCGCAGCCAGAAGCGAGCTCTGGAGAGGGACCATGCAGCTCTTGGCAGTTCCCCGGGGGACATGGACGGCAAGCGGGTAAAGCTGGAGAGAGGTGATGCAGCTGGGGCCCCGCTGGCCCTGGTGGGACCTGCAGCTGAGGGCATGAAGCTGAAGAGTGAGCAGGCTGCTAAGGTAGCAGCCAGCATCCTGAAGACTGGGGAGGTGAAGGCTACCATCAAGTTGGAGGTGCAGACTGGAGACGAACCAGTGGATATGAGCACATCCAAAAG TGACATTAAGAAAGAACAACAGCCGCCTTCTCCAGATGATGTGATTGTGTTATCAGACAACGAGCCGTCCAGTCCCGTCATGAACGGCCACTGCTTCACGAAGACGGACACAGATAAACTCATG AAGAGCTCACCTGAGGAAAGGGAACGTATTATAAAACAGCTCAAGGAGGAACTGAGGCTCCAAGAAGCCAAACTGGTTCTCCTCAAGAAACTACGACAAAGCCAGATCCAGAAGGAAAGCACTGTACAGAAG GCGAGTGGCTCAGTGGCAACTCCTCCTCCTCTAGTGCGAGGCAGCATGACATCCAGTAAAGGACCCCTTCAG GTGACAGGTCGCAGCTCAGGCACGGTGATCCCCCCACCCTTAGTGCGGGGTGGACAGCACATCCCGTCCAAACACAACTCTCAGATCGTGATGCCACCCTTGGTCAGAGGAGCCCAG CCTATTGCGGTGACCCCTCAGCAGATCGCTAGCCTGCGGCAGCACCAGCAGCACAGCGGTTCAGGTCCGCCCCCACTGTTACTGGCGCCCAGGGCTTCTGTCCCCAACGTCCAGATCCAGGGCCAGAGGATCATTCAGCAGGGACTCATTCGAGTGGCTAACGTGGCCAACAACGTCATG ggCTCTTCTGGTCTTAAAGGCTCGTCTCCCAGCTCCAGTGTCAATGATTCTCCGGCTAGCAGGCAGGCGGCCGCTAAGCTAGCTCTAAGGAAGCAGTTGGAGAAGACTCTGCTGGAGATTCCTCCTCCCAAACCTCCTGCTCCCGAGTTCAACTTCCTGCCATCTGCGGCTAATAATGAGTTCATCTACTTGTTGGGGTTAGAGGAGGTGGTTCAAAAGCTACTCGAGATGCACGGCCGGG GTAATCTGGGTCCTGCTGCTTCCATGGCCAGCTCCAATTCCAAAGACCCATACACCTGCGCCCAGTGCAAGACGGACTTCACCTCCCGCTGGAGGAAGGAGAAGGCCGGCACCATCCTCTGCGACCAATGCATGTCGTCCAATCAGAAGAAGGCCCTAAAGGCCGAGCACACAAACCGTCTGAAGGCAGCCTTTGTGAAGGCGCTCCAGCAGGAGCAGGAGATCGAACAGCGTATCCTCCAGCAGACggcctcttcatcctcctccaaAACCACCTCGTCCTCCTCTCCCTCGCTGTCCAAGAGCGAGGTGCTGATATCCCCGCAGTACAAGCAGATCAGGTCTGACTTGCAGCACCGATCAATGTCTGCACACCACTCCATTAAGCAG AGTCATTTGGCGCACAGCATCCAGTCTCGTGGCGTGGCGCACTCCTTTACCTCCTCCCAGCTGCAGAACGCGGTGACGGCGGCTGCGCTGGGCAGCAGAGCAGGGAAACACGCTGCCGCTCTCTCACTGCAGCAGGGAGCAAAGGTCAGCGCCAGCAGCAGCGGTAACCAGGGCAACATGGGAGCCTGGAGGAAGCAGGGCAGTGGGAATGCAG GGGTGACGATGGCCTACGTCAATCCCAGCTTGTCTGCTCATAAGACCTCCTCTGCAGTGGAACGTCAGCGGGAATATCTGCTGGACATGATTCCTTCCCGCTCCATCTCCCAAGcagcaaacacatggaaataa